In one Magallana gigas chromosome 7, xbMagGiga1.1, whole genome shotgun sequence genomic region, the following are encoded:
- the LOC117684421 gene encoding protein starmaker → MIAVFTVVLLMALGQLSPAEGAVDQNAKWNQLLTILNKASLGAKISSPPKVVPKAPQYSIPPKPVTEQTKPNNPKYTLRRPLSPTVIAPLLREFQRSGRFGTVFQRPRQNQQRPVWKPKAVLPNAAALGVDITAAGRTNTPRKAVAAKPVQAGVPVPPLPPGLLMSDTIPQKDSEDDDDDKSGIHDDWDDLDDNVDIYRERIKNHLMAKHADLLKKRFFQQKAAPVNTGRKVMVDPRKNDVIQLSEFAAKRQNANPFARFLNNDDFLKFLMLGLSRPSNDDGDDDSSDEEDAYVKKINTLNQVISREVQSAHSSEKSDSSDNSQETDNTSQETDNSSAYNVHVDDKSNEQSSSSHNMDDNTSSEKDEKITDSSKSNDFSSYETDDGNDDDESDEQSTERDNAFSSTEDFSSHKESKEDEGDASYGQKSEEVSSEKDTSKQDENVDTKSSQELSYDEENYSDYDDESDDDGKYSTEYKGQKSNEKMSAENNYSENVDEKSNENSQSENSKENKDETYDDKSAEAEAEYSDYASEEAEAEPSANVSQDDDTDPKDDGSQEADPEPEGNTSKSTDDNTSYYDDTTDDNTSQYDDTGDDNNSQNVDVTDDNTSQNVDDNTSQNVDDNTSQNVDDNTSQNVDDNTSQYDDTADENTSQNVDDKASQNVDDNTSQYDDTADDNTSQNVDDNTSQNVDDNTSQNVDDNTSQYDDTADDNTSQNVDDNTSQNVDDNTSQYDDTGDDNTSQNVDDNTSQNVDDNTSQYDDTFDDNTSQNVDDNTSQYDNTGDDNTSQNVDDNTSQNVDDNNSQYDNTGDDNTSQNVDDNTSQNVDDNNSQYDDTADDNTSQNVDGKDDNTSVEAEPFDENKSQESDTNTHSQESVPEPFSENTSQNIDDENKSPEIELSLDLLGLKDDVNSREVTEEKTDDYKSQEKLEKVDSKSSKEQISADDNTSSKELKDTDYKDNSSKEKDYKIKPVVLFNVDDDKLDDRDDDNKKRYQPPKKAHGNQLRTELETFLRLFQAWLSQKK, encoded by the coding sequence GAGCAGTAGACCAAAATGCCAAATGGAACCAACTCCTAACGATTTTAAATAAAGCATCCCTTGGAGCCAAAATTTCCAGTCCGCCCAAGGTAGTCCCGAAAGCGCCCCAGTATTCAATCCCGCCCAAGCCGGTGACAGAACAAACCAAACCAAACAATCCAAAATACACCCTTCGACGGCCCCTCTCTCCAACCGTCATCGCCCCTTTGCTTCGAGAATTCCAAAGGAGTGGTAGATTCGGAACGGTTTTCCAAAGACCAAGACAGAACCAACAACGACCGGTTTGGAAACCCAAAGCTGTTCTTCCAAACGCGGCTGCTCTCGGAGTTGATATAACCGCTGCCGGTAGAACTAACACTCCAAGGAAAGCGGTGGCAGCTAAACCGGTTCAGGCTGGAGTTCCAGTTCCTCCTCTACCCCCAGGACTTCTGATGTCGGACACTATTCCACAGAAAGATAGCGAGGATGACGATGATGACAAAAGTGGAATCCATGATGACTGGGACGATCTCGACGATAATGTGGACATCTATAGAGAGAGGATCAAGAATCATCTCATGGCAAAACACGCAGACTTGCTGAAGAAGCGATTTTTCCAACAAAAAGCAGCGCCAGTAAACACTGGACGCAAAGTTATGGTCGATCCAAGGAAGAATGACGTCATTCAGTTGTCCGAATTCGCTGCTAAGCGACAAAATGCGAACCCCTTTGCTCGATTTTTAAATAACGACGATTTCCTTAAGTTTTTGATGCTGGGGCTATCAAGACCAAGCAatgatgatggtgatgatgataGCAGCGATGAGGAAGATGCCTACGTGAAGAAGATCAACACTCTTAATCAAGTGATAAGTCGGGAGGTACAGAGTGCCCACTCCAGCGAAAAGAGTGACAGCTCCGACAACTCACAAGAAACGGACAACACTTCACAGGAAACAGATAACTCTAGCGCATACAATGTCCACGTAGATGACAAATCTAATGAACAGAGCTCATCTTCACACAATATGGATGACAATACATCATCAGAGAAGGATGAAAAGATCACAGATTCGTCAAAATCGAACGACTTTTCCTCCTACGAAACTGATGATGGGAATGATGATGACGAATCGGATGAACAATCCACTGAAAGGGACAATGCTTTTAGTTCGACTGAGGATTTTTCTAGCCACAAGGAAAGTAAAGAAGACGAGGGCGATGCTAGTTACGGTCAGAAGTCCGAGGAGGTCTCCTCTGAAAAGGATACCAGTAAACAGGATGAAAACGTAGACACGAAATCTTCTCAGGAATTGTCTTATGACGAGGAAAACTATTCAGACTATGATGATGAATCTGACGACGATGGTAAATACTCCACAGAATATAAAGGACAAAAATCCAATGAGAAAATGTCCGCTGAAAACAACTATAGTGAGAATGTTGATGAGAAAAGTAACGAGAACTCCCAGTCTGAAAACAGCAAAGAAAACAAGGACGAGACGTATGATGATAAGTCAGCAGAGGCAGAAGCAGAATACTCTGATTACGCAAGTGAAGAGGCGGAAGCTGAACCTAGTGCAAACGTAAGTCAAGATGACGATACTGATCCGAAAGATGATGGAAGTCAAGAAGCTGATCCTGAACCTGAAGGCAACACCAGCAAATCGACGGACGATAACACAAGTTATTATGATGATACAACCGACGATAACACCAGTCAATATGATGATACAGGCGACGATAACAATAGTCAGAATGTTGATGTAACAGATGACAATACTAGTCAGAATGTCGACGATAACACCAGTCAGAATGTCGATGACAACACTAGTCAGAATGTCGACGACAACACCAGTCAGAATGTCGACGATAATACTAGTCAATATGATGATACAGCCGACGAAAACACTAGTCAGAATGTCGACGACAAAGCTAGTCAGAATGTTGACGACAACACTAGTCAATATGATGATACAGCCGACGACAACACTAGTCAGAATGTTGACGACAACACAAGTCAGAATGTAGACGACAACACTAGTCAGAATGTTGACGACAACACTAGTCAATATGATGATACAGCCGACGACAACACTAGTCAGAATGTAGACGACAACACAAGCCAGAATGTTGACGACAACACTAGTCAATATGATGATACAGGCGACGACAACACTAGTCAGAATGTAGACGACAACACAAGTCAGAATGTTGACGACAACACTAGTCAATATGATGATACATTCGACGACAACACTAGTCAGAATGTTGACGACAACACTAGTCAATATGATAATACAGGCGACGACAATACTAGTCAGAATGTCGACGACAACACAAGTCAGAATGTTGACGACAACAATAGTCAATATGATAATACAGGCGACGACAATACTAGTCAGAATGTAGACGACAACACTAGTCAGAATGTTGACGACAACAATAGTCAATATGATGATACAGCCGACGACAATACTAGTCAGAATGTTGACGGAAAAGACGACAACACTAGTGTTGAAGCAGAACCATTTGACGAGAATAAAAGCCAAGAGTCTGATACCAATACGCACAGTCAAGAATCAGTCCCCGAGCCTTTTAGTGAAAATACAAGTCAAAACATCGACGATGAAAATAAATCCCCCGAAATCGAACTATCTTTAGATTTGTTAGGTTTAAAAGATGACGTCAATTCTAGGGAAGTTACTGAGGAAAAAACAGACGATTACAAATCACAGGAAAAGTTGGAAAAAGTTGATTCCAAATCATCAAAAGAACAAATTTCAGCTGACGATAATACCTCCTCTAAAGAACTGAAAGATACTGATTATAAAGATAATTCATCTAAAGAAAAGGACTACAAAATAAAACCAGTGGTACTCTTTAACGTTGATGATGATAAACTTGATGACAGGGACGATGATAATAAGAAACGTTATCAACCTCCAAAGAAAGCGCATGGAAATCAGCTTAGGACTGAACTTGAAACTTTCTTAAGACTGTTTCAAGCGTGGCTGTCGCAGAAAAAGTAG